The region ATAAAATCACAAGTGTCCGAACACAGATACGTTGCCATCTTGCCAACACTCCTCCATTAAACATTGGAAAATTGCACGTTGTGTGCCATTTACAGCttcaaaaatgaataacgaaaATCGTTTGTTTTCCTCTCGTGTAACGTTCAACGGGAATTGTCGAAAACGATCTGCTGATATGTTTTATGGCCGAGTATTCTAAAGGCtaataaaaacacataaacCCATTATTTTGACTGATGGATAACGCACGACAGTTAAATTCGCACttttttcagttgtttctGGAATGTTAATGGGAATTTCCAGACACGCAGCTTCTGGATCACGCTTAACGTTTTTAGTGGGGAAATTAATGGCGTTGCTTATTGGTGACGATTTATTGAATTACCAATACAACAAGTCTTTATCatctattttgttttctgttttttaataaaaacattggaGACTATTGGAGACAGGTAATAAATGTTGCtttcttacattaaatttaataagtctttatttttaatcaataatacaaTCACTctctttattaacaaccaCTTGTCATTTAGTGTGCAAATTTTCAATCCCagatcaataaaaatcaattggtttttaagtaaaatatctcGAGATGCCATTTTGGACATCatccaaattttgaaactttttgcTACTAAGAAAATGTTGTAGAGATCTGAGTAAATGGAAATCCGAGGGTGCAATGTCGGGTGAGTATGGTGGATGAGGCAGTAACTTCCaccataattcattaatttttcgaCTAAATATTGGTTCACTCTATCCAATTGTTCATTATAAAGGTCTGCATCAACAGTTTGTCCAGGTTTCAGGAAGCAAATAATTTCCAGATAGTTTCCCGGATCCCCTAATAGTACGTCAAATGATTGAAACCAAAAGGTGCAgacaaagattaattaaaaacaggcGACAAAGGGAGTAGTTTAATAATTGCTTCTAAAATACATAACACAAAACACAGAGGCTAATTTAACATGAAACCTATGAAGACATGAAAGGCCGTCAAAAGCATAATAGTTATGTTTTTGTTCTTATAATTTCCCCctgaatacaaaacattttgttaataatagcCACATATCAAGAACAccgtaataattattaccaaCACATATTGTTTAACTACACACATAGAAGTCTGAGAATAAAACTGCAACAGAACTCACAATTTCCCCCCAACACACGGCGTTTtccagttattaaaaaaatcagttgATAAATCAAAACAAGCCATTTCCCCAGCGCAAAATTATGTATGGAGTGCGAAAAAACGGAGTGAAATATTCAGATGAATGCACGAATAACACAAAAGCAAATACGCGAATATAACTTATTCATAGGATATTCGAAAGgagtttaacattttaaaatatgccaCCGGCAAACCggagtttttaaaatctaattaaataaagttaaatggGAAATTTTACTCATAAATGGACTTTGCAAATAATGAGAAGTATCGTTTTAATAATCCGCTTTAGCACGGAtgtaattttactgaaatatattatgaatGTTTTCAGCGATTAAATCCacctttttaagtttaataattgcaCAAATTTGCACcttttcatgatttattttcgCAATTAATCCAACtgcatttatgtaattattaaccaGTTTTGTGTCAAGATCTtagttagaaaataaatattgattaaattgatCATCTATTAGTAACAACGTTAGAAACAAAGTTAAAGATGATGAATTAACATACtgatcaacatttttattccacCAAACTAATAcccaaacaaaattattaaccaGTGAATCGACTAAATTCGAATCGTGCACGAACAGGTTTCCGTGTACTTTTGTGAACGTAACGATTCGCAAAACTTTGATTTCAAAGGGTTTCACAACACGGCAAATAAAGTGTAGCTACGAATCACCTGCTAAGCGGATCAAAATGCTACATGAAAGTAGATTTGCAGTTAATGAAACGGTCCCGTAAGAAAACGACCATAAATTCCTATTTTCGATGCtccgttttttatttttttgatttaaaataaacatcacACAGATAGACATATGTGTGTATTCGAGCAgctgaataaaaacaaatcgaTATGAACACGGTTGTTTCTATTGCCTGATACGTGTAAAAGTAACTCGGTGTAATATCCGAGAAAGTATATTACGGTGCAATAAAGTCACATTTGTGTAAGCATTTTCCATCGGGACatgtatatttatgatttatttctttcaaGACTTCCTTTGTTGCGTTTGCCTTTGTGTGTTTCCAGTGCAGCTGATTAGAATGCAATGCCGTTTTGAAACTGTGATATTTTGACAAGACGGATCTCGACAGCATCAAACTTTATGGGCGTATGTTTCAatcacttaattttaatatatttcaaaggtttttttttccatatttgtCGAGATGTTTGTAGTTTCCGGACGTCTTTTACAAAGAGATTCCCATTTTAAGAACGtccctttatttttaaactagtgTTTGAAACGTTGTGTGTGGTTGGAATAGCTGACCTACtaaaacaaaactttaatcccgacgatattggaatattggaaaataaaatacgaataATTGGTGCCATAAAatctgttttaaatgttttaaaccaTGTTGAACATGTCTAGAATAAAAACGTCCGTAAATGCTACAAATTCCCGTAACTCAccgtaattttattacagaagGTTGCATTTAAACTAGTCTAATTGGACTAGAATGTAAATTCGTTTATTAACTTGAGTGACGGATTTAAAAGAGTAAATGTTGTGGAAGTGTAAAATCTCTATTATTCCACTGGAGAATAAACATCATTACTTTATAATAACCAAagtgaaaaatgaattttaaggcTGAAGTTTTACTAAAATGTAACTCACAGGTTTATTAATTGGGACAGGCTGTTTTACATGAAAttgacaaaatgaataaaactatttaatatattacaaatcgCTATTTACAATTAAGTGAGCAAGATATGGaagttaaataatgaatttctaataatagacCATCTGAGTATGCATGTTATAAACCTTTCTGGCATCCAGAAACAAaggcaataaaatattctgtataatttcttatgttttaaaagtcATAGTACATCTGAGTATGTACTTTATAAGATTATTCGCCTTACTTAAAGGGCACTTTACTTGTAAAACATTGTAAAGAAAAAgttagttatattatttttcttcttatttggaagatattttatttgtacaacTTTCCTGACACACAAAAATGGCCACATAAGAAATTATTGGTTAAAAATCTTATGTTCCATGAAACCACCACGTGAGAAAATATTCGATAAAATGTCTTGAATTTTGAAACTCATAGCCTTTCTGAGTATGTATTTTGTAAGATTATTCACCTTACATAAAGGACACTTTACTTGTAGAACATTCCTCACATAGAGAAACCACAACATAACATAATATTGGAAAAGATTTCTTACgttctaaaaatttagaagacTTGTAGACTATCTGAATTATTAACTCATATCAGTATTCATCTTGTTTGGCaggtattttatttgtaccaCTTTTCTGGCATACATGAAACTATCAAGTAAGAAAATATTGGGTGAAAtatcttacattttaaaactcaTAGCCTATCtgaatatgtattttgtaAGATTATTAACCTTACTTAAAGGGTACTTTACATGTAGTACGTTCTTCACATAGAGAAACCAAAACATgagaaaaaattcttattttttaaaaattaaaagattcatAGTCTATCtatctgaattatttatattattaattattcatcttattttatttgtacaacTTTCCTGACATATACAAACAACtacataagaaaatattaagtaagatGTCATGTTTTAAAAGTCACAGTCTATCtgaatatgtattttgtaAGATTATTCGTCTCATTTGAAGGGCACTTCAATTACACAACCTTCCTAACATACAAAATCTACGACGTAAGAAAACATTGGGTaagatttcttattatttgaaagatgCAACAATTTGGCTGCcttaaaatgtatttcttaacgtaaacatgtttaatagtaatagtaatatataaattatactactagaaaatattttaaatcatataagACTCCGAATGAGATTTTGTGCCAGACAACGGTTAATACAGTTAGTTACACCAAGGTCCCGAAAGTGGATACGGAGATGAGGTGCGACCGATGACAAGGATCTTCGACGTTCAGTGCCACGGTTGTCGAATGGGCCCGTACGACAAATCACATGTCACCGTTCTTCAGTGCCGTACAAAAGTTTAACCTCGTCGAACGAGAACGACGACGAAATGAAGTACTTCTCTTGTGCCGAGGTTTTCAGTCGGATTATTCTGGAAGACGGCACCACTCCATATGTGTTTTAtgtatcaacaattttattcaacagGTTGcggtaataattatttaaatggccAGAGTGTGAAATAAATGCCCGTCCGAAAACGTGGccgaaaaattatgttttcccatataattaaattgggaACGGGCCTTTTACATGTGGATTATGCGCTACCGACTCGCAAATGGGCATGTAAAATAATGTGGGATCGATTGGGCCCTTTAATGGTAGAGTCGGGACGGTTTGTAACTTTCTTTGAAAAGTTTACGAAAGTTTCTGTCACGCTCGTAACGTCACAATTCCACAAACGAAATCGACTAATTACAGTGCATACAACACGTAGTGCATTACAGGAAAAAAAGAGACgaaaaatgtattgtttaCCTTTGATTAGGATGTGTAGCAACTACTTAAgatacacacatacacacaagGAATCGGAACTCCTTTATCACAGGCACTATTTCAATTGATcggttaaataaatacaaagcaTCAGTGTTTTTaagctttatttaattttgtgcttatGGTAAGAAAAAATCGCGTATTTACGTTCACGAACAAAAAGTACTCCCCGCCCTAGATACGCGCTGCACTTGACAGGCTACCATTTCCATTCCATCTGAGAAACTTTCAACTCGGGCGCCGAGACGGACATCTATCGGCATGAAAAACAAACGACTAAAGGGCATAAGAGACCGCCAACGATAGGCAACTCAAAATACCTTTACATCACAAAGACTAAAGAGGAtgtatcaataaaatacaattaaaatcaataaaactttattttatttataccctGTGCGTTATGTATATTactgtatgtatttaataatattttataatttatccaacattatacaattattttctaaatttaaattttaaatttgtactaatttattttatattagacataaattaatattttaatttaatacaattgttaatttaaaaattttcaattaaaatattttacttagatatttataaacgtctaatatttattctattaccattttctctaaattttatagtaaattaaaatatattgaataatttagtaatagtattgaataagtaatataaaataaaaaaataattataaacagtaattaattattatgtaaatttcaatttttaatcgtccaatatttaaacaattgttaatttggtgaaatttttaagttacacaaattatatatatatatatatatatatatatatatatatatattatacacaatacgttttttattcttttgctTTTTTGTGACATCATAAAAAAGACGAAAAGTCTTATTTGAATatccaaaaaataatacaaattattaacaatattcttagcaggatttatattattttattgactaaTTCACTTTCAGTGGGGGAAGAGAAACATTGAACATCAGAGAAaaaggaaataatattaatgatattgttaaaaatggtttaaaaaatactaacagttttttaataaattatttaataaatatttgctatTTCTGTGAGAAACCACACTccgaatttattttgtttaatatttaatttatatagaaatttatttgatttaactaaaaaaaagaaagaaagaataGTGTAATtgattatatcaaattttttattgcatttaattatagGTAAGCATTTTctgttatcaataaaaaaaaagtaatgtgCGCTATTTATCTGGCcactaattttattgattgtattgGTAGCGAAACGTAAatctgttatttaaaatataaaaggaaaTGAAAACCTACAaagattaaatgtttaatcttctttagaaaatttaaaaatgttaaactttAGgggatattcaaaaatatgaaaattgagaATGTTGATCGTGACATCTATTATGCAGTAGATACAATAATCTGTCACTGGCATAGTGTATTACAATTTAAGTAaccttttgaaataaatctttaatttattacatttattattttgtagcatttcatgttttatattttaataatctagtgttaaatcaattaaaaaaattattaaacagagACGCATGCGcattacaatttttctttacGCAACAATTGACAGTCGAAGTGTCAATTGGTTATGTAAAACACGACATTTGTTTATCCAATTGGGACCCGAGGATGGCGAGTTTATTCCGCATTGGCGTGTGCCGTATTTCGGGCAAACACGCGGCCAAAACCTTGTTCAACGGCGACAAGCCGGTGACTTTGGTAAGATGCATCAGCGGTAAAAGTGTGATCAGGGAAGAGGTTCCAAAACCAGCACCATATCCTTACGAAACGAAAAAATACGGCTATATCAGGTCCCTATTTGATAGAACAACGTCCAGGTTCGATGAAAACTCCAaggtaacaaatatttacttgaTTAATCAATGTGAATTAAACAGGAGTTGTTTTAGATAATTGTTGTCGAAGGCCCAGTGGCCTCAGGGAAAAGCAAGTTCGCCAAACAATTGGCTGATGAACTGGACATGTTATACTTGCCAGAAGCCAATATGGATATGTGGTACATCAACCACTATGGGTATGACTTGAGGAAACTGGATGAACAACTTCCAGAGTCATGCAGAAGTTTTGATGTCCAAGACTTCTTGAGGAACCCCAAGCACAAACATTCTGCTAGAATGCAACTtgatcaatattatataaagtaaattataatagacaTCAGGAAACTATATATTGACTGattgattcaaaattttaggttCTCTCAATATGTAGATGCTTTGGCTCACCTATTGAGCACAGGACAAGGGGTCATTTTGGATAGATGTGTGTATTCCGACTATGTATTTACTGAGGCTATGTATAGCCAAGGATACTTATCAAGAGCTGGtaactttattttctattttgtcatgtttctaaagaaataaattacataatttactttactgattGTAAACTTTTCAGCCAGAACCAAGTATTATGAATATAGAGACAACACTCTCTCAGAATTGATGAGGCCTCATTTGGTTATCTACTTGGATGTGCCAGTCCCTAAAGTAAGGCAGAATATTCAAAACAGAGCCATCTCATATGAGAAGGATTCCCCTGTTCTCACCCCTCAATATTTAGATGTCatggaaaaaaaatacaaacaagaCTATTTGAAGTCTATtaggtttgtttattttaattatatttcatagacatgttaaaatattgttgaattttagTTCTCATTCTGAATTGCTTATTTATGATTGGTCTGAAGAAGGAGAAGTGGATGTAGTTATTGAAGATATTGAACGAATTGATTTTGACCATTATGATGAACAAGATCGTAAAATGAAGGACTGGGATCTTCCAAAGGAGGAGGATTGGGCTGCAATTAGACGCCggtaattacttattttcgtttttattaattccaatgccacattaattacatttttcagaTATGCTGATGACAAGAACCTGTTGTTGAGCTACTTCAACATTCCTTGCTTTGAAGTGCCAGAACTTG is a window of Aethina tumida isolate Nest 87 chromosome 7, icAetTumi1.1, whole genome shotgun sequence DNA encoding:
- the LOC109608139 gene encoding NADH dehydrogenase [ubiquinone] 1 alpha subcomplex subunit 10, mitochondrial, translating into MASLFRIGVCRISGKHAAKTLFNGDKPVTLVRCISGKSVIREEVPKPAPYPYETKKYGYIRSLFDRTTSRFDENSKIIVVEGPVASGKSKFAKQLADELDMLYLPEANMDMWYINHYGYDLRKLDEQLPESCRSFDVQDFLRNPKHKHSARMQLDQYYIKFSQYVDALAHLLSTGQGVILDRCVYSDYVFTEAMYSQGYLSRAARTKYYEYRDNTLSELMRPHLVIYLDVPVPKVRQNIQNRAISYEKDSPVLTPQYLDVMEKKYKQDYLKSISSHSELLIYDWSEEGEVDVVIEDIERIDFDHYDEQDRKMKDWDLPKEEDWAAIRRRYADDKNLLLSYFNIPCFEVPELVVGPEDADTYYQVLFEAPGMKYERGYNSDLGDGSTLLRGSEPPRPTLPRTERRQAA